In Manduca sexta isolate Smith_Timp_Sample1 chromosome 23, JHU_Msex_v1.0, whole genome shotgun sequence, one DNA window encodes the following:
- the LOC115441012 gene encoding dnaJ homolog subfamily A member 2: MADNKLYEILGVSRNASESDIKRSYHKLAKEFHPDKNPAAGDKFKEISYAYEVLSDPKKRQVYDKYGLKGLQEGGQGGGYPADDLFRHFFGDIFGMGGGSRGRGPTRGEDTLHPLKVSLEDMYVGKTTKLQLSKNVICGPCKGIGGRPGSVVSCKDCHGQGIKVSYQQIAPHMTRQYQARCPTCHGQGETINEKDKCPKCKGKKVLNETKILEVHVEKGMKENQKIYFRGEGDQQPDTQPGDVIILLQQKPHDVFQRTADDLVMKHEINITEALCGFEFVVKHLDGRDLLIRHTPGEVIKPGNLKRIPGEGMPQYKNPFEKGDLYIQFDVVFPENNFATEEQLKQIESILPPRPAFVMPTGEDVEEVNLMEYTASERGRGREEAYASDDEEQMQAGPGVQCAHQ; encoded by the exons ATGGCcgataataaattgtatgagATTTTAGGTGTTTCTAGAAATGCAAGTGAATCGGATATTAAAAGG AGTTACCACAAGTTGGCAAAGGAATTTCATCCAGATAAAAACCCTGCTGCAGGTGATAAATTCAAAGAGATAAGTTATGCATACGAAGTTTTGTCAGATCCTAAAAAGAGACAGGTGTACGACAAATACGGGTTGAAAGGGTTACAAGAGGGCGGACAAGGTGGAGGATATCCCGCCGATGACCTCTTCAGACATTTCTTTGGTGATATATTTGGAATGGGCGGTGGCAGCCGCGGCCGCGGGCCAACCCGTGGAGAAGATACTTTGCACCCCCTCAAAGTATCTCTTGAAGATATGTATGTCGGGAAAACAACGAAGCTACAATTAAGTAAAAACGTGATTTGTGGTCCGTGTAAAGGTATCGGCGGAAGGCCTGGATCTGTTGTGTCCTGTAAAGATTGTCATGGACAGGGTATTAAAGTGTCTTATCAGCAGATTGCACCACACATGACTCGCCAGTATCAGGCGCGTTGTCCCACATGCCATGGACAAGGAGAGACTATTAATGAAAAAGACAAATGCCCTAAATGTAAAGGAAAGAAAGTcctaaatgaaacaaaaatacttgAGGTCCACGTTGAGAAAGGAATGAAGGAAAACCAGAAGATTTACTTCAGAGGAGAGGGTGATCAGCAACCTGACACTCAACCAGGTGATGTTATCATCCTGTTGCAACAAAAACCTCATGATGTGTTTCAGCGGACTGCAGATGATCTTGTGATGAAACATGAAATAAACATAACTGAAGCATTATGTGGTTTTGAGTTTGTTGTTAAACATTTAGATGGTAGAGACTTACTTATTAGACATACTCCTGGTGAAGTAATAAAGCCTGGTAACCTTAAACGTATACCAGGTGAAGGCATGCCCCAGTACAAGAATCCATTTGAGAAGGGGGATCTGTACATCCAGTTTGATGTGGTGTTTCCAGAGAATAATTTTGCAACTGAAGAACAGCTTAAGCAAATAGAAAGTATTCTGCCTCCTCGGCCAGCTTTTGTAATGCCCACAGGGGAAGATGTGGAGGAGGTGAACTTGATGGAGTACACGGCAAGTGAGCGCGGCAGAGGCCGAGAAGAGGCTTATGCAAGTGATGATGAGGAACAGATGCAAGCTGGGCCGGGTGTGCAATGTGCTCATCAGTAG
- the LOC115441013 gene encoding uncharacterized protein LOC115441013 — MNVGGLIREETCACASPSDTVALHTRASRTHSVSSARLQLFAAHKRFTVLLTSTTYSTEMSRHIYLAAVAFLAVVCIANAQRRLALPDPRSCANRVRHSTYRDARGVLHSYFFSWEHAPTRNLEVDWLDARNICRRHCMDAVSLETPQENEFVKQRIARGNIRYIWTSGRKCNFAGCDRPDLQPPNVNGWFWSGSGAKIGPTTQRNTGDWSYTGGYGQAQPDNREAAQGNDESCLAILNNFYNDGVKWHDVACHHVKPFVCEDSDELLNFVRSRNPGLRL, encoded by the exons ATGAATGTCGGAGGCTTAATTAGAGAGGAGACCTGCGCCTGCGCCAGTCCCTCCGACACCGTCGCGCTTCACACCCGCGCATCGCGTACCCACAGCGTCTCATCCGCACGCCTACAGCTGTTCGCCGCACACAAACGCTTCACTGTGTTACTGACATCTACTACTTATTCCACAGAG ATGAGCCGGCATATCTATTTGGCGGCTGTTGCGTTCCTGGCAGTGGTGTGCATTGCCAACGCCCAGCGGCGTCTTGCCTTACCCGACCCGAGGAGTTGCGCaaaca GGGTTCGTCATTCTACGTACCGTGATGCACGTGGAGTTTTACATTCCTACTTCTTCAGTTGGGAACACGCGCCAACAAGAAACTTAGAAGTAGATTGGCTGGACGCAAGAAATATTTGCCGTAGACACTGCATGGACGCCGTGTCCCTGGAAACACCACAA GAAAATGAATTTGTAAAACAAAGAATCGCTCGTGGAAACATTCGTTACATTTGGACGTCTGGTCGTAAATGCAACTTCGCCGGTTGCGACCGCCCTGACCTACAACCCCCCAATGTTAACGGCTGGTTCTGGTCTGGATCTGGCGCCAAGATCGGTCCCACCACGCAGCGCAACACTGGCGACTGGTCGTACACCGGCGGCTACGGACAAGCCCAGCCCGACAACCGTGAAGCTGCTCAG GGCAATGATGAATCCTGTTTGGCGATCCTGAATAACTTCTACAACGACGGTGTGAAGTGGCACGACGTGGCATGTCATCACGTCAAGCCGTTCGTGTGTGAGGACAGCGACGAGCTGCTCAACTTCGTGCGCTCGCGCAATCCCGGCCTGCGTCTATAA
- the LOC115441047 gene encoding polycomb group protein Psc — protein MVTSNKLSDKKVVKMADHEHNNIAVVPQRTLLGEVNEHITCPLCRGYYIDATTIVECLHSFCRSCIIKHLQVKSYCPVCEMMINSAKPNIKLDKALQDIVYKLVPGLFQKEMERRQQFYASRPGTAAAATPEQRGEDTERIIFSPEDVISFSLEYADLTDADSISSKSSDSNESQSSPATTRRYLQCPAVVNISHLKKFLSMKFDIDSTQFAIDILYKRVPLSDYYTLMDIAYIFNWKRNEPMRFFYQIIDYVAIRNRLFDINRKGSHYRDRKSSPASTEDTNVSSPAPHLNDQGSEASSGTDSPMPDDSLKHSGDTLNKIDKPGPENKTLEKSSSSHMSPKKSDEDVEKSQFLNSFELTAKSNCMPVKTSPSKSNISEEKPTSLIESTQKKQINSIEKLPKAEEKLLDSLKRKNPTCAGTPELKKLKVELEKAKISNYINNSSSQQSSSNQPENSKTENTGGEKKTDGISKGPQVPLIPSNNTPSTPVSKEIKQQHQVSTLKQVTESPVLKRLVTVPQNTSSPKRKPPNEMTPSSVQMPSMVPKAVSPLKLHIPKLETQGDNMISKPVETPKPPMKKMPDLKPSGLTSQTSQAKSPTVNKVRMDLLANNSDPTIDRSKILSQVKSSLSAQSSGQSSGDPLKSLFDSCKINIPSSLSITLTDQKLDNRGSVDASNVDVKKNIVNKNIAGASNISSHKAPSPPVHNYIEILKLPDTDPKKQMKTDNTSDIKCPPQNKPEGTTSQPKFLNKSSESSAKGPIPNLKPIADTKLVKQSGSFAAPITFQQTFEQQLQSMQCDKKTKLPKNKTQVPKLVPAKSLGAVTKSNHPVNKPALGSTSTTENKTSAALDLSTPHNVQTQLGSQQTYDKALETMQTIANLARKQNIPSKGLSVSMPHNNVYPSIANRTMTTGVSPLRLPSTSNMNQIKIDKINALASQTINNRQDTQSKTNQMKLTNSATPAISPLNYQIGSHAPVSTAQPSPRSQTRSPSSSPKLVIAEEKQSVNSLTDHTMNQSNQITSTQLPNLSIPKSESPKASPGPSKSGLKPVKPLTSGKVAGIWQPLTPTMKTNPAMSSPSDYLSQQMARQMEVNAWIKAHRQYEYMKNMSSIAHQADNDFNNQDKQMSVQQGTIPFKLRKKTYIRTEIGDENEDISNLVELSKLKTSKRHLNKNKTDTEDDGCVGAKIPRKNKIISSVANEKILNEENNHEQTPLASREKEIEWLENFLTEHAETQKSASLYISGQPGTGKTASLSYILQLPKIKQNYKQVYVNCTMMKSAASIYNRVCKELQLQTSGTSEKVCCAAIEKYLNKKHKMILLVLDEIDQLDSKRQSVLYTIFEWPALSNSRLVLIGIANALDLTERTLPRLQARCSLRPQTLHFAPYTKEQIINIFTNVLANEDKGNLFSPVALQMLAAKIAAVSGDMRRALDIGRRVIELAKRSKFSDNKSVDSMMKDSSVTVELKEVLQVLNDVYGGSRKIENDVDEAFPMQQKLILCSLMLMLTKGKSKDIVLGKLHDVYKKVAQSRNIVPLELSELWTACSLLEARGAVRVRAGGGGGGGGGGAGAGVRAARLRLQWDDAELGAALQDKPLLAAILNGNHCLH, from the exons ATGGTTACCTCTAATAAACTGTCCGACAAAAAAGTTGTGAAAATGGCTGATCATGAACACAACAACATCGCCGTCGTGCCACAAAGAACACTCTTAGGGGAAGTTAACGAACACATAACGTGTCCTTTATGTCGTGGTTATTACATCGATGCGACAACAATAGTTGAATGCTTGCATTCCTTCTGTCGGAGTTGTATAATTAAACATCTACAAGTTAAAAGTTACTGTCCTGTATGCGAGATGATGATAAATTCAGCAAAACCTAACATAAAGTTAGACAAGGCCCTCCAGGATATTGTGTACAAACTAGTACCAGGCCTTTTTCAAAAAGAAATGGAAAGACGTCAACAATTTTATGCTTCGCGACCTGGAACTGCGGCAGCGGCGACTCCCGAACAACGAGGTGAAGATACCGAGAGAATAATTTTTAGCCCTGAAGATGTTATATCTTTTTCTTTGGAATATGCGGACCTAACAGATGCTGATAGTATTTCTAGCAAATCATCTGACAGTAATGAGTCTCAGAGTTCCCCAGCCACAACAAGGCGGTATTTGCAATGTCCTGCAGTGGTAAACATAAGTCATCTTAAAAAGTTTTTGAGCATGAAGTTTGACATTGATAGCACTCAGTTTGCTatagacattttatataaaagagtaCCTCTGTCAGATTATTACACTTTGATGGATATAGCTTATATATTTAACTGGAAAAGAAATGAGccaatgagatttttttatcaaattattgatTATGTGGCTATCAGAAATAGGTTGTTTGATATCAATAGGAAAGGTTCTCATTACCGTGATCGGAAATCAAGCCCTGCTTCGACTGAAGATACAAATGTAAGCAGTCCTGCACCACATTTAAATGACCAAGGATCAGAAGCTTCATCAGGTACAGACAGTCCAATGCCAGATGATAGTTTAAAACACTCTGGGGATACAttgaataaaatagataaaccGGGACCAGAAAACAAAACTTTAGAAAAAAGTAGTAGCTCGCACATGTCACCTAAAAAAAGTGATGAAGATGTTGAAAAATCTCAGTTTTTGAATTCATTTGAATTAACAGCTAAGAGCAACTGTATGCCTGTTAAAACATCACCGAGTAAAAGCAATATATCTGAAGAAAAACCTACATCTTTAATTGAATCAACACAGAAGAAACAAATTAACTCGATAGAAAAACTACCCAAAGCTGAAGAAAAACTTTTAGACAGTTTAAAACGAAAGAATCCAACATGTGCAGGAACACCtgaattgaaaaaattaaaagtagagTTGGAAAAAGCAAAAATTTCcaactatataaataattcaagttCCCAACAGTCTTCTTCCAATCAACCTGAAAATAGCAAAACTGAGAATACTGGAGGTGAAAAGAAAACTGATGGAATATCCAAAGGACCACAAGTTCCTCTAATACCTAGTAATAATACTCCATCCACACCTGTCTCTAAAGAGATAAAGCAGCAGCATCAAGTTTCTACTCTAAAACAAGTTACAGAGAGTCCTGTGTTAAAGAGGTTGGTAACTGTCCCTCAAAATACTTCATCACCTAAACGGAAACCACCTAATGAAATGACTCCATCCTCAGTTCAAATGCCATCAATGGTACCTAAAGCTGTTTCACCATTGAAACTACACATTCCTAAATTGGAAACCCAAGGTGACAATATGATCTCTAAACCTGTGGAGACTCCAAAACCACCAATGAAAAAAATGCCAGATCTAAAGCCTAGTGGTCTAACATCTCAAACGTCTCAAGCCAAAAGTCCTACTGTTAATAAAGTGAGAATGGATCTTTTAGCAAATAATAGTGATCCTACTATTGATAGAAGCAAAATTTTATCTCAAGTAAAGTCATCACTTAGTGCTCAAAGTTCAGGTCAGAGTTCAGGGGATCCCCTAAAATCTTTGTTTGATTCATGTAAAATCAATATACCATCCTCATTATCCATAACATTGACTGATCAAAAATTAGACAATAGAGGATCAGTAGATGCATCTAATGtcgatgttaaaaaaaacattgtaaacaaaaatatagctGGTGCAAGTAACATCTCCTCACATAAGGCACCAAGTCCTCCAGTTCATAATTACATAGAAATACTAAAATTACCAGACACTGATCccaaaaaacaaatgaaaaccGATAACACTTCTGACATAAAGTGTCCCCCACAAAATAAACCAGAAGGCACTACATCACAACCTAAGTTTCTGAATAAAAGTTCTGAAAGTTCAGCTAAGGGCCCCATACCGAATTTAAAACCAATTGCTGACACAAAACTAGTTAAACAATCAGGAAGCTTCGCGGCACCAATAACTTTCCAACAGACATTTGAACAGCAGTTACAGTCTATGCAATGTGACAAAAAAACTAAGTTGCCTAAGAATAAAACTCAAGTTCCTAAACTTGTGCCAGCGAAATCCCTTGGTGCAGTTACTAAATCGAATCATCCTGTTAACAAACCAGCTTTAGGTTCTACATCCACCACAGAAAATAAAACCAGTGCTGCTCTAGATTTATCAACACCACATAATGTTCAAACTCAACTTGGTTCCCAACAAACTTATGATAAAGCACTAGAAACTATGCAAACTATAGCAAATTTGGCAAGAAAACAGAATATCCCATCTAAAGGATTATCAGTATCAATGCCACATAATAATGTTTACCCCAGCATAGCCAATAGGACAATGACAACAGGTGTTAGTCCATTGCGTCTTCCATCAACAAGCAATATGAATCAAATAAAGATTGACAAAATCAATGCACTTGCATCAcaaaccataaataatagaCAAGATACACAAAGTAAAACCAACCAAATGAAACTAACAAATAGTGCAACTCCAGCAATTTCCCCATTAAATTATCAGATAGGCTCTCATGCACCTGTAAGTACAGCACAACCATCACCAAGGTCTCAAACACGTTCACCTAGTTCATCTCCAAAGTTAGTAATAGCAGAAGAGAAGCAAAGTGTCAATTCATTAACAGATCATACCATGaatcaatcaaatcaaattactAGTACACAATTACCAAATCTTAGCATACCGAAAAGTGAATCTCCGAAAGCGTCTCCAGGACCATCAAAATCTGGTTTAAAACCAGTCAAACCACTAACATCTGGTAAGGTAGCTGGAATATGGCAACCCTTGACACCAACAATGAAAACAAATCCAGCAATGAGTTCCCCAAGTGATTATCTTTCTCAACAAATGGCCAGACAAATGGAGGTCAATGCTTGGATTAAAGCTCACAGACAATATGAATATATGAAGAACATGTCAAGTATAGCACATCAAGctgataatgattttaataaccAAGACAAACAA ATGTCGGTGCAACAAGGAACGATTCCTTTTAAACTACGAAAGAAAACTTATATTAGAACCGAGATTGGTGATGAAAATGAGGACATATCAAATTTGGTTGAATTATCAAAATTGAAGACATCAAAAAGGcatttaaataagaataaaaccGATACGGAAGATG ATGGATGTGTAGGAGCTAAGATACCAAggaagaataaaattatttcatctgttgctaatgaaaaaatacttaatgaagAAAATAACCA CGAACAAACACCTCTGGCGAGCAGGGAAAAAGAAATCGAGTGGCTTGAAAATTTCCTGACAGAACATGCAGAAACCCAAAAGTCTGCTTCGCTGTATATATCAGGGCAGCCGGGCACGGGTAAAACTGCTAGTTTATCGTACATATTGCAACTACCAAAG ataaaacaaaactacaaaCAAGTGTATGTAAATTGCACAATGATGAAATCAGCTGCCAGTATATACAATAGAGTATGTAAAGAACTTCAACTTCAAACATCTGGTACAAGTGAAAAAGTCTGCTGTGCtgctatagaaaaatatttgaacaaaaaacataaaatgat cCTTTTGGTGTTAGATGAGATCGACCAATTGGACAGCAAGCGGCAATCAGTACTGTACACAATATTCGAGTGGCCTGCGTTGAGTAACTCGCGGCTGGTGCTGATCGGGATCGCCAACGCGTTGGACCTCACGGAGAGGACCCTGCCGCGGCTGCAGGCGCGCTGCTCCCTGCGGCCACAAACACTGCACTTCGCACCCTACACCAAAGAACAAATCATTAACATATTCACTAACGTCTTAGCCAATGAGGATAAAGGCAACTTGTTTTCACCAGTCGCGTTGCAAATGTTGGCAG caaaaattGCTGCCGTCTCTGGAGATATGAGAAGGGCATTAGACATAGGACGGCGAGTTATAGAGCTCGCAAAACGTAGCAAGTTTTCGGACAATAAATCTGTTGATAGTATGATGAAGGATTCATCAGTGACAGTAGAATTGAAAGAAGTTTTACAAGTTTTGAACGATGTGTACGGCGGATCACGGAAAATAGAGAACGACGTGGACGAAGCGTTCCCGATGCAACAGAAATTAATCCTATGCAGTTTGATGCTGATGTTGACTAAAGGCAAAAGTAAAGACATCGTGTTAGGGAAACTGCATgatgtttataaaaa AGTGGCTCAGAGCCGTAACATAGTGCCGCTGGAGCTGAGCGAGCTGTGGACCGCGTGCTCGCTGCTGGAggcgcgcggcgcggtgcgcgtgcgcgcgggcggcgggggcggcggcgggggcgggggcgcgggcgcgggcgtgCGCGCGGCGCGCCTGCGCCTGCAGTGGGACGACGCCGAGCTCGGCGCCGCGCTGCAGGACAAGCCGCTGCTCGCCGCCATACTCAACGGCAACCACTGCCTGCATTAA